A window of the Tunturibacter empetritectus genome harbors these coding sequences:
- a CDS encoding DUF6084 family protein: MPELHFQIEGAEAVPHAATPLIALKLRITNFPATEAIHAITLRCQVQIEPAKRRYVPNEQEKLLDLFGTPERWARTVKPLLWMNTSIAVPRFTGVLLVDLELPCTFDFNVAATKYFHALDSGDIPIAVMFSGTLFYEGSNGALQISQVPWDRECIYRLPVSVWKDMMEMHHPNSAWLCLRRDAFEQLYNYKVRHGLPTWEQAIARALASESAPAKTPEEVEA, translated from the coding sequence ATGCCTGAGCTCCACTTCCAGATCGAAGGCGCTGAAGCGGTGCCTCATGCGGCCACACCATTGATTGCACTCAAGCTGCGCATTACCAACTTTCCCGCCACTGAGGCCATTCACGCCATCACTCTTCGCTGCCAGGTTCAGATCGAACCCGCCAAGCGCCGCTACGTCCCCAACGAACAAGAGAAGCTGCTCGACTTGTTCGGCACACCCGAGCGCTGGGCACGGACCGTCAAACCGCTGCTTTGGATGAACACCAGCATTGCCGTCCCGCGCTTCACCGGCGTGCTGCTTGTCGACCTTGAACTTCCCTGTACCTTCGACTTCAACGTCGCCGCCACAAAGTACTTCCACGCCCTCGATTCGGGCGACATCCCGATTGCAGTCATGTTCAGCGGTACGCTTTTCTATGAAGGTTCCAATGGCGCTCTGCAGATCTCGCAAGTCCCATGGGATCGTGAGTGTATCTATCGTCTCCCCGTCTCCGTCTGGAAAGACATGATGGAGATGCACCATCCTAACTCCGCTTGGCTCTGCCTTCGTCGCGACGCCTTCGAGCAGCTCTACAACTACAAAGTCCGCCACGGTCTCCCAACCTGGGAACAAGCCATCGCCAGGGCCCTGGCCAGCGAAAGCGCCCCAGCAAAAACTCCAGAGGAGGTCGAAGCATGA
- a CDS encoding DUF5947 family protein has product MNELSEEEQERTPVPSFLRQVARRRPISDGAERCELCSAELTPVHQHLLAPRKREIACSCDGCAVLFCGQPGAHYLRIPRRIRALADFQMPNLQWESLMIPINLAFFYYDTAGGRMIAMYPSPAGAIESLLSLESWSEIATQHPSLQKMEPDVETFLVNRVGAIHEYYIVPIDECFHLVGLIRMHWRGLSGGAEVWKHIHEFFASLQARSTEVRESVANQQPEPIHA; this is encoded by the coding sequence ATGAACGAACTCTCTGAAGAAGAGCAGGAACGAACTCCGGTCCCGTCATTCCTGAGGCAGGTTGCCCGTCGTCGCCCGATCTCCGACGGCGCCGAGCGCTGCGAGCTCTGCAGCGCCGAACTGACACCGGTCCATCAGCATCTGCTCGCTCCCCGCAAGCGCGAGATTGCCTGCTCCTGCGATGGTTGCGCCGTGCTCTTCTGCGGCCAGCCCGGAGCCCATTACCTGCGCATTCCGCGCCGCATTCGCGCTCTCGCCGACTTCCAGATGCCGAATCTGCAATGGGAATCTCTCATGATCCCCATTAACCTGGCTTTCTTCTACTACGACACCGCGGGTGGCAGGATGATCGCAATGTATCCCAGCCCCGCTGGCGCCATCGAATCGCTCTTAAGCCTCGAATCCTGGAGCGAAATTGCCACTCAACATCCCTCCCTCCAGAAGATGGAGCCCGACGTAGAGACTTTTCTCGTCAACCGCGTCGGCGCCATCCACGAGTACTACATTGTTCCCATCGACGAATGCTTCCATCTCGTTGGCCTCATTCGCATGCACTGGCGCGGCCTCTCCGGTGGGGCCGAAGTCTGGAAGCACATCCACGAGTTCTTCGCGAGTCTACAAGCCCGTAGCACTGAGGTGAGAGAGTCTGTTGCGAATCAGCAGCCGGAGCCCATCCATGCCTGA
- a CDS encoding NifU family protein, translating to MAAAPQSETQPEVVDSIAPPQRGEFRLQTERVEKLAARLQSAGDPEIRATALDLVQSVVELHGAALQRLVDSLLKTPAGEQALSEALENDLVSSMLLLHNLHPDDIETRVLRGIEKARPYLKSHGGDVDLAGVRDGIVHLRLHGTCGSCPGSSITLKNAVEDALFEVAPDIVEIVSENAAASEQSGPQLVTIK from the coding sequence ATGGCTGCTGCGCCTCAGTCGGAGACTCAGCCGGAAGTTGTCGATAGCATCGCGCCTCCACAGCGTGGTGAGTTCCGCTTGCAGACGGAGCGAGTTGAAAAGCTCGCCGCCCGCCTTCAAAGTGCAGGGGACCCGGAGATACGGGCCACCGCGCTCGACCTCGTGCAGTCTGTCGTTGAACTGCACGGCGCGGCGCTTCAACGTCTTGTCGACTCGCTCCTGAAGACGCCGGCGGGTGAACAGGCTCTAAGCGAAGCGTTGGAGAACGACTTGGTCTCGAGCATGCTCCTACTGCACAACCTCCACCCGGACGACATTGAAACCCGTGTGCTTCGCGGCATCGAAAAAGCTCGTCCTTATCTCAAATCCCACGGAGGCGACGTGGATCTCGCTGGCGTCCGCGACGGCATCGTTCACCTACGCCTCCACGGAACCTGCGGCAGCTGTCCTGGTTCCTCCATCACACTTAAGAATGCTGTTGAAGACGCGCTCTTCGAGGTCGCGCCCGACATCGTCGAAATCGTCTCCGAGAATGCCGCCGCGTCTGAGCAGAGCGGACCTCAACTCGTAACCATCAAGTAG